From the Phycisphaeraceae bacterium genome, one window contains:
- the thiS gene encoding sulfur carrier protein ThiS: MQIVLNGEKRETEAVTVAALLKELGLEGQPAAVERNAEVVKRKEHEATRLTDGDAIEVVTLVGGG; this comes from the coding sequence ATGCAGATCGTGCTTAATGGCGAGAAACGTGAGACCGAGGCGGTGACGGTCGCGGCACTGCTCAAGGAGCTTGGGCTCGAGGGCCAGCCCGCAGCGGTCGAACGCAATGCTGAGGTGGTCAAACGCAAGGAACACGAGGCTACGCGACTGACCGATGGCGATGCGATCGAAGTCGTCACCCTCGTCGGCGGCGGCTAA
- a CDS encoding thiazole synthase, translated as MATLVQDEAVLGGSLEVGGRTLTSRLIVGTGKYPNYPTMAACLDASGTEVVTVAVRRERLIDAEGKSLLEFVDTDRYTILPNTAGCFSADDAVRVARLGREILDQLDNPGKDWVKLEVLGDKKTLLPDPVGTLEATKELVADGFKVLCYSSDDPIMALRIKEAGAASVMPAGSPIGSGQGVLNPHAIALILELLKEGDADYPVIVDAGVGTASDVSIAFELGADGVLLNTGIAHAKDPLRMAHAMRHATAAGRLAYLSGRIGKKKYANASSPWEGVIGYIPGE; from the coding sequence ATGGCGACGCTGGTGCAAGATGAAGCTGTGTTGGGTGGTTCATTGGAAGTAGGGGGACGGACGCTGACGAGCCGGCTGATCGTGGGCACGGGCAAGTACCCGAACTATCCGACGATGGCCGCTTGTCTGGATGCGTCGGGGACGGAGGTGGTGACAGTGGCGGTGCGGCGCGAGCGGCTGATTGACGCTGAGGGCAAGTCGCTGCTGGAGTTTGTGGATACGGATCGTTACACGATTCTGCCGAACACGGCGGGATGTTTTTCGGCAGACGATGCGGTGCGGGTCGCGCGGCTGGGGCGTGAGATCTTGGATCAGCTCGACAATCCCGGGAAGGATTGGGTGAAGCTCGAGGTGCTGGGGGATAAGAAGACGTTGCTGCCTGACCCGGTTGGGACGCTGGAGGCGACCAAGGAGTTGGTGGCGGACGGGTTCAAGGTGCTGTGTTACTCGAGTGATGATCCGATCATGGCGCTTCGGATCAAGGAAGCGGGGGCGGCGTCGGTGATGCCGGCGGGGTCGCCGATTGGTTCGGGTCAGGGCGTGTTGAACCCGCACGCGATCGCGCTGATTCTTGAGCTGCTCAAGGAAGGTGATGCCGACTATCCGGTGATCGTCGATGCGGGCGTGGGGACGGCGTCGGACGTGTCGATCGCGTTTGAACTCGGTGCGGACGGCGTGCTGCTCAATACCGGGATCGCGCACGCGAAGGACCCGTTGCGGATGGCGCACGCGATGCGTCATGCGACGGCTGCGGGAAGGCTGGCCTATCTATCAGGCCGGATCGGCAAGAAGAAGTATGCGAACGCGTCGTCGCCCTGGGAGGGTGTAATCGGTTACATCCCTGGCGAGTGA
- a CDS encoding TlpA disulfide reductase family protein: MPRLLILLTLTLVLTACGDATAPAQEPGTTPAAPEQAATRALPQLDADAIEALVAESVAKGQITVIDFWATWCAPCIAMFPDLHTGLKDLGDAVRPVSITLDVPGDYEQQAIDFLDKHHALHDAYLLYPDADAQIEVVNRIADSWNDLVVPAVFVYDASGNLIGEFVGGSDPQPIIEKARSLLPTN; this comes from the coding sequence ATGCCCCGCCTCCTGATCCTGCTGACCCTCACTCTCGTCCTCACCGCCTGTGGCGACGCCACCGCACCGGCCCAGGAGCCCGGAACGACCCCCGCAGCACCCGAACAAGCCGCCACCCGAGCCCTGCCCCAGCTCGACGCCGACGCCATCGAAGCCCTCGTCGCCGAATCCGTCGCCAAAGGCCAGATCACCGTGATCGACTTCTGGGCCACCTGGTGCGCCCCCTGCATCGCCATGTTCCCCGACCTCCACACCGGTCTCAAAGACCTGGGCGACGCCGTCCGACCCGTCTCCATCACCCTCGATGTCCCCGGCGACTACGAACAACAAGCCATCGACTTCCTCGACAAGCACCACGCCCTCCACGACGCCTACCTCCTCTACCCCGATGCCGATGCCCAGATCGAGGTCGTCAACCGCATCGCCGACTCCTGGAACGACCTCGTCGTCCCCGCCGTCTTCGTCTACGACGCCTCCGGCAACCTCATCGGCGAGTTTGTAGGCGGGTCCGACCCCCAACCCATCATCGAAAAAGCCCGCTCCCTCCTCCCCACCAACTGA